GCTCACCTGAAAAAACAATGTGATGACGACCCTTTATACCGTTTTGCTGTATCTCATCCAGCCCCTGATCTGGCTTCGTCTCTGGTTACGCGGCCGGAAAGCACCGGCTTATCGTAAGCGCTGGGCGGAGCGTTACGGCTTCTGCACCGGTAAGGTCAAACCGGATGGGATCCTGCTGCACTCGGTTTCCGTGGGTGAAACGCTGGCGGCTATTCCGCTGGTGCGCGCGCTGCGCCACCGCTACCCTCATCTGCCGATCGTGGTCACCACCATGACCCCCACCGGATCGGAGCGGGCCAGCTCGGCGTTTGGTAAAGACGTGCATCACGTTTACCTGCCCTATGACCTGCCGGGCGCGATGAACCGCTTCCTTGATACCGTCAACCCGCGGCTGGTGATCATTATGGAAACCGAGCTGTGGCCGAATATGATCACCCTGCTGCACGCGCGTAAAATACCGCTGGTGATTGCCAACGCACGCCTGTCTGAACGCTCGGCGAAGGGCTATCAGAAGATTGGCAAATTTATGAAGCGCCTGCTGCAGCGCATTACCCTGATCGCGGCGCAGAATCAGGAAGACGGTGAGCGCTTTATCGGCCTGGGCCTGAAACGTTCCCAGCTGGCGGTGACCGGCAGCCTGAAGTTTGATATCTCCGTCACCCCGGAACTGGCCGCCCGCGCGGTCACCCTGCGCCGCCAGTGGGCGCCGCACCGTCAGGTGTGGATTGCCACCAGCACCCATGAAGGGGAAGAGAGCATTATTCTGGACGCGCACCGTAAACTGCTGGCACGCTTCCCGACCCTGCTGCTGATCCTGGTGCCGCGCCACCCGGAACGTTTTGCTACCGCCAGCAGCCTGGCGCAGAAAGGCGGCTTCAC
This portion of the Erwinia sp. E602 genome encodes:
- the waaA gene encoding lipid IV(A) 3-deoxy-D-manno-octulosonic acid transferase; amino-acid sequence: MTTLYTVLLYLIQPLIWLRLWLRGRKAPAYRKRWAERYGFCTGKVKPDGILLHSVSVGETLAAIPLVRALRHRYPHLPIVVTTMTPTGSERASSAFGKDVHHVYLPYDLPGAMNRFLDTVNPRLVIIMETELWPNMITLLHARKIPLVIANARLSERSAKGYQKIGKFMKRLLQRITLIAAQNQEDGERFIGLGLKRSQLAVTGSLKFDISVTPELAARAVTLRRQWAPHRQVWIATSTHEGEESIILDAHRKLLARFPTLLLILVPRHPERFATASSLAQKGGFTYTLRSSGEIPSATTQVVIGDTMGELMLLYGIADLAFVGGSLVERGGHNPLEPAAHAIPVLMGPHTFNFKDICARLQQADGLITVTDADSLDKEIGTLLTDEDYRLYHGRHAVDVLHQNQGALQRLLHLLEPHLPQRNH